A portion of the Acidisarcina polymorpha genome contains these proteins:
- a CDS encoding Crp/Fnr family transcriptional regulator, protein MKNLGQTAFDPETYLATAGLGRKIVRLMEGQVFFSQGSRCDSIFYLQMGRAKLTVVSSAGKEATITVFTGGDFIGDACIAAVAGPHLATATAVTACIALEVEREEMIRVLHEQSAFSDLFIAALLIRSMRTQADLIDQLFNSSEKRLARVLLLMAEFGKPGEVVDEKTLIPPITQQALAEMVGTTRSRVSLFMNRFRKLGYIEYKERIYVHKALLNVILHDQISGANFQNASLLDKGRDESEAARHRAKSLRAIQHP, encoded by the coding sequence ATGAAGAATCTGGGACAAACTGCATTTGACCCTGAAACCTACCTTGCCACTGCCGGACTCGGCCGCAAGATTGTGCGCTTGATGGAAGGCCAAGTCTTTTTTTCGCAGGGAAGTCGCTGCGATTCGATCTTTTACCTTCAGATGGGCCGCGCCAAGCTCACGGTTGTTTCATCAGCCGGAAAAGAAGCCACGATCACCGTTTTTACGGGTGGCGACTTCATCGGTGACGCGTGCATTGCGGCGGTTGCCGGGCCGCATCTGGCGACAGCGACAGCTGTCACCGCGTGTATCGCACTCGAGGTGGAAAGAGAGGAAATGATCCGCGTTCTGCATGAGCAAAGTGCCTTTTCGGATTTGTTCATCGCCGCTCTGCTGATCCGCAGTATGCGAACCCAAGCCGACCTTATTGACCAACTTTTTAATTCCAGTGAAAAGCGTCTGGCAAGAGTTCTGTTGTTAATGGCCGAGTTCGGGAAGCCGGGAGAAGTCGTCGACGAGAAAACACTCATTCCGCCGATTACGCAGCAAGCTCTGGCCGAAATGGTCGGGACGACCCGGTCGCGTGTCAGTCTTTTCATGAATCGCTTCCGCAAACTGGGGTATATCGAATACAAGGAGCGCATTTACGTCCACAAGGCTTTGCTCAACGTGATTTTGCACGACCAGATATCGGGAGCAAACTTTCAGAACGCCTCTTTGCTGGACAAAGGCCGGGATGAATCCGAGGCGGCAAGACACCGGGCAAAGTCCCTTCGCGCCATTCAGCATCCATAG
- a CDS encoding choice-of-anchor D domain-containing protein: protein MKQSLWFLAVSVFRKLRPALLGGLTLSASLQGFAGTVSAGAQTALQFGSIAFGQTAVLPLTITNVGVTGNVTIGTSVNGPSYKVLKTNANTCLAGITAGQSCVLPVEFTPATLGIHDDILTLTPSHGAAPSTVKLRGIATGVGDEENVPLQFGTIPYGTKTILPVTITNVGHSYTVLKTSINGPSYKVVSDPESTCFSGVSAPYSCILQIEFDPAAVGEHDDILTLIPDKGPRSTISLHGAAGPAVTYSNPVKGDIYVFDGNELVEIFDEYGVYKGQFTHDDFTDHRLGNIAVDATGVYTKANGPACQIDRFDGKGNYIGQIGLCPAADFGQLGYGYLYLLSGAVSTDSRGNVWATNPVLGVQEFNASGTFLNVICTTFNASEEISNCPVVGIENVPEYITIDSNDNVYLLGESSVTKYDNTGKYLSGFFLRAGSGNGEFNDIPRGFAVDSGGDLYILDYDGNRIQVLDADGNYQRQIKFGVINGQLLRSSFGFTLDDRDNIYVTDAINGKVDIFTGQGVYLCQFKPPVPPGDTSFFLAAIAIAK, encoded by the coding sequence ATGAAACAATCTTTGTGGTTTTTGGCGGTCTCCGTTTTTCGCAAGTTGCGTCCAGCATTGTTAGGCGGGTTGACTTTGTCTGCCAGCCTACAAGGGTTTGCCGGCACCGTCAGCGCCGGGGCGCAGACTGCACTTCAGTTCGGGTCGATTGCGTTTGGCCAGACAGCGGTGCTTCCGCTGACGATCACCAATGTGGGCGTTACGGGTAATGTCACGATCGGCACTTCAGTGAACGGTCCCAGCTACAAAGTGCTCAAGACGAACGCGAATACCTGCTTGGCAGGCATCACCGCCGGTCAGAGTTGCGTTCTTCCCGTGGAATTCACTCCTGCGACCCTGGGGATACACGACGACATTCTGACACTTACGCCAAGCCATGGCGCGGCACCCTCAACCGTCAAGCTCAGGGGCATAGCGACCGGGGTCGGCGACGAGGAGAACGTTCCGCTGCAATTTGGGACTATTCCTTATGGCACGAAAACCATCCTCCCGGTGACGATCACTAACGTAGGGCATTCATACACCGTCCTCAAAACAAGCATCAACGGGCCGAGTTATAAGGTGGTGAGCGACCCGGAGAGTACCTGCTTCTCAGGCGTATCGGCACCCTATAGCTGCATTCTGCAGATTGAGTTTGATCCGGCTGCGGTTGGCGAACATGACGACATTCTGACCCTGATTCCGGACAAAGGACCACGATCGACGATAAGCCTCCATGGCGCCGCAGGGCCTGCCGTCACTTATTCCAATCCTGTCAAGGGCGACATATATGTTTTCGACGGGAACGAGCTGGTGGAAATATTCGACGAGTACGGTGTCTACAAGGGTCAGTTCACTCATGACGACTTTACCGACCACCGGTTAGGAAATATAGCTGTCGATGCGACCGGAGTATACACAAAAGCCAATGGACCCGCATGTCAGATAGATAGGTTTGACGGCAAGGGTAATTACATTGGGCAGATCGGCCTGTGCCCTGCTGCTGATTTTGGTCAACTTGGGTACGGATATCTCTATTTGTTGAGTGGCGCGGTCTCAACGGATAGTCGCGGAAATGTGTGGGCCACGAATCCGGTCCTAGGCGTACAGGAGTTCAACGCCTCAGGAACCTTTTTAAATGTTATCTGCACGACGTTTAACGCGTCGGAGGAAATATCCAATTGCCCGGTGGTTGGCATTGAGAATGTCCCAGAATACATCACCATAGACTCGAACGATAATGTCTATCTTTTGGGAGAGTCCTCAGTTACCAAGTACGACAACACAGGGAAGTATCTTTCGGGTTTCTTTCTCCGTGCAGGCTCCGGAAATGGGGAGTTTAACGACATTCCAAGGGGATTTGCCGTCGATTCAGGTGGCGATCTTTATATCCTCGATTACGATGGCAACCGGATCCAGGTATTGGATGCCGATGGCAATTATCAAAGGCAAATTAAATTCGGCGTGATCAATGGTCAATTGCTAAGAAGTTCTTTTGGGTTTACGCTGGACGACCGGGACAATATTTACGTGACTGACGCGATCAACGGTAAGGTGGATATATTCACCGGCCAAGGAGTGTACTTATGCCAATTCAAACCGCCAGTGCCTCCGGGTGATACATCCTTCTTCCTCGCTGCTATAGCGATCGCCAAGTGA
- a CDS encoding Ig-like domain-containing protein produces MMAQLAANMSKSLSNSLTLGEPVTFVATFTAAPVQLRRGSVTFKNGAASVGTAPLVKRVATFSLSGLSLYGHSITA; encoded by the coding sequence ATGATGGCACAGTTAGCCGCAAATATGTCAAAATCGTTGAGCAATTCTTTGACGTTGGGAGAGCCGGTGACATTCGTGGCTACGTTCACTGCGGCTCCGGTCCAACTTCGACGGGGGTCGGTGACCTTCAAGAATGGGGCTGCCTCGGTAGGAACCGCTCCGCTGGTGAAGAGAGTGGCGACCTTCTCGCTGAGCGGGCTTAGCCTTTACGGACATAGCATCACCGCCTAA
- a CDS encoding single-stranded DNA-binding protein, producing MISDLNRVVLMGYLGADAAKDKNPDAPITFSIATTARWIDKAGQRQSRTEWHNIVVFNKLSRFAAKLKKGDRVYLEGELRTSKWEKTIGGETLRLIRYEVYASQIDRVAKAEDPEDDATSQEVTPTYA from the coding sequence ATGATTAGCGATCTTAACCGTGTAGTTCTGATGGGTTATCTCGGCGCTGATGCCGCCAAAGACAAGAACCCCGACGCTCCCATCACCTTCAGTATTGCCACCACTGCCCGCTGGATCGACAAGGCGGGCCAACGCCAAAGCCGCACGGAGTGGCACAACATCGTCGTCTTCAACAAACTCTCAAGGTTTGCGGCCAAGCTCAAGAAGGGCGATCGCGTGTATCTCGAAGGCGAGCTGCGAACCAGCAAATGGGAGAAAACCATTGGCGGCGAAACCCTCAGGCTCATTCGGTACGAGGTCTATGCTTCGCAGATTGACCGCGTAGCCAAGGCCGAAGACCCGGAAGACGACGCGACATCACAGGAGGTCACGCCAACCTACGCGTAG
- a CDS encoding ABC transporter permease, with amino-acid sequence MAGWRRVIARLRSLLDNKSAEEDLAREVASHLTLLTDDFERRGMSPEEARLASRRAYGGVEQAKQAHRDERSLLWIEQTMQDLRYGLRTLRKSPGFTIPAVLTLALGVGACTAIFSLVNAVLIRSLPYGDPEHLVYLFSPNPSLKIPAEVICPSYGDFYDLKREAKSYVDMSNFEQAQFSVAQQGTTQRIGGARVDADFFSTLQSMPELGRTFAGEDNLQANTKVAVISHSLWVSMFGARPDALNRSIQLDGANYQIVGVMPPEFEYPFKSDLPYGDSDIKSTQIWVPLALNAQARTSRGIGNNVSFARLRSGVSIHQAQAEMAGIMARLDKEYEADPRDADAGLTREWGALVESFTGISIGPVRPLMRLLLAAVGLVLLIACGNVANLLLARAAERGRELGVRAALGAGRGRMVRQLLTESMLVGVGGCAVGIVLAVLFLRLLPKLDPGNIPRLNEASLDTRVFLVAIGGSLLTSLVAGLMPAIGTSRMELTEFLKSHAVRASSAGHSRLQSALIVAQTAMVVVLLAGAGLLIRSYINVESVDTGFTRSAVTFHVSLDQRYSKPEQHVAFYKDLMAKLEALPGVQAAGSVNYLPLTNSESLDFIYVDGFDNKDHQQTEGRDVTPHYFAAMNIPLVAGRYFTDADASATANRPVIINQKFAETFFPNRNPIGGRITGDPKRARWWTVVGVVTDVRHTSLEEEPQRQMYHASYDAGDASVAVRSTLPPATVANEIRVTLRSIDPKIAATNVLTMGDMVSIATARRRFQTSLLTVFAGIALIMALVGLSGLMRFSVNRRTREVGIRMALGAARRDVMLLILRNASVMVVLGVGLGLACTWIATRLLKSFLFGVGQHDPFTVVTVSVLLVVCGLIAAFVPARRAASIDPMQALRTE; translated from the coding sequence ATGGCGGGATGGAGAAGAGTCATCGCGCGGCTCCGTAGTCTCCTCGACAACAAGAGCGCCGAAGAGGACCTTGCGCGTGAAGTCGCATCGCACCTCACCCTCCTCACCGACGACTTCGAACGTCGTGGCATGTCGCCAGAAGAAGCACGGCTGGCCTCGCGACGTGCTTACGGCGGCGTGGAGCAGGCAAAACAGGCACATCGCGACGAGCGCTCTCTGTTATGGATCGAACAGACGATGCAGGACCTGCGCTATGGCCTGCGCACCTTGAGGAAGAGTCCCGGCTTCACCATACCCGCGGTCCTTACGCTTGCCCTCGGCGTCGGCGCGTGCACGGCCATCTTCAGTTTGGTGAACGCGGTGCTGATTCGATCGCTACCGTACGGAGACCCTGAGCACCTGGTTTATCTGTTTTCGCCGAATCCGAGCCTCAAGATTCCTGCGGAGGTCATTTGCCCCAGCTACGGTGACTTCTACGATCTTAAGCGCGAAGCCAAGTCGTACGTGGATATGAGCAACTTCGAACAAGCTCAATTCAGCGTGGCGCAGCAGGGCACAACGCAGCGTATCGGTGGCGCACGGGTGGATGCGGACTTTTTCTCGACCCTGCAATCGATGCCCGAACTTGGCCGCACCTTTGCCGGAGAAGACAATCTGCAGGCAAATACCAAGGTTGCCGTAATCAGCCATTCGCTTTGGGTCTCAATGTTCGGAGCAAGACCAGATGCGCTAAACCGCTCCATTCAGCTTGACGGAGCGAATTATCAGATCGTTGGAGTGATGCCGCCGGAGTTTGAGTATCCGTTTAAGTCGGATCTTCCGTATGGAGATTCTGATATCAAGTCAACGCAAATCTGGGTGCCTCTTGCTCTTAATGCACAAGCCAGAACTTCCCGAGGCATTGGGAACAATGTTTCGTTTGCGCGGCTCCGTTCCGGTGTGTCCATTCATCAGGCGCAGGCGGAGATGGCCGGCATTATGGCCCGGCTTGATAAAGAATACGAGGCTGATCCCAGAGATGCTGACGCTGGTCTCACACGCGAATGGGGTGCGCTGGTCGAGAGTTTCACTGGGATCTCCATTGGGCCCGTGCGTCCGCTGATGCGATTGCTGCTGGCTGCAGTTGGCCTGGTGTTGCTGATTGCCTGTGGCAATGTGGCCAACCTCCTGCTGGCGCGCGCCGCCGAAAGAGGCCGCGAACTGGGTGTACGCGCCGCCCTGGGCGCCGGGCGCGGCCGCATGGTCCGGCAGTTGTTGACCGAATCGATGCTGGTTGGTGTTGGCGGATGTGCAGTGGGCATTGTGCTGGCGGTGCTCTTTCTTCGGTTGCTGCCGAAGCTCGATCCCGGAAATATTCCTCGGCTGAATGAAGCGTCTCTCGATACACGGGTATTTCTGGTTGCCATCGGTGGGTCGCTTTTGACGAGCTTGGTGGCGGGACTGATGCCTGCGATCGGCACTTCGCGGATGGAATTGACGGAGTTTCTGAAATCGCACGCCGTACGCGCAAGCTCCGCCGGGCACAGCCGGTTGCAGAGCGCGTTGATTGTTGCGCAGACGGCAATGGTTGTGGTGCTGCTGGCGGGAGCAGGGCTGCTGATCCGCAGCTATATCAATGTGGAGTCAGTGGACACAGGGTTTACTCGGTCTGCGGTGACGTTCCATGTGAGTCTGGACCAGCGTTACAGCAAGCCCGAGCAGCATGTCGCGTTTTACAAGGACCTGATGGCGAAGCTTGAGGCATTGCCTGGTGTGCAGGCGGCGGGATCAGTGAATTACCTGCCGCTGACCAATTCGGAGAGCCTTGATTTCATCTACGTAGACGGGTTCGACAACAAGGATCATCAGCAGACGGAAGGCCGCGATGTTACGCCGCATTACTTTGCGGCGATGAACATTCCTCTGGTTGCCGGGCGATACTTTACGGATGCTGACGCCTCCGCCACGGCCAATCGGCCAGTGATCATCAATCAGAAATTTGCGGAGACGTTTTTCCCGAACCGTAACCCGATTGGAGGCCGCATCACCGGCGATCCGAAGCGGGCGCGCTGGTGGACCGTCGTGGGAGTTGTCACCGATGTGCGCCACACCAGCCTTGAAGAGGAGCCACAGCGGCAGATGTACCACGCGAGCTACGATGCGGGGGATGCGAGCGTGGCCGTGCGATCGACTCTTCCGCCCGCGACCGTCGCGAATGAGATCCGGGTGACGCTAAGATCGATCGACCCGAAGATTGCGGCGACAAATGTTCTCACGATGGGAGATATGGTGTCGATCGCCACCGCCCGGCGGCGTTTTCAGACCTCGCTGCTGACGGTGTTTGCAGGGATTGCGTTGATCATGGCGCTGGTGGGATTGTCGGGGTTAATGAGGTTCTCAGTGAATCGGCGCACGCGCGAGGTGGGTATACGCATGGCACTGGGAGCGGCGCGGCGCGATGTGATGCTGCTCATCCTGAGAAACGCTTCGGTGATGGTCGTTTTGGGAGTGGGCCTTGGACTTGCGTGCACATGGATAGCAACGCGGCTGCTCAAGTCATTTCTGTTTGGCGTGGGCCAGCACGATCCATTCACTGTCGTGACGGTTTCAGTGTTGCTGGTAGTGTGCGGACTTATAGCGGCGTTTGTGCCTGCACGGCGCGCGGCTTCTATCGATCCCATGCAGGCGTTGCGGACGGAATAG
- a CDS encoding PadR family transcriptional regulator — protein MPIQILQGTLDLMILRTLATMGPQHAYGIASRLQQVSDDALNLNQGTIYPALIRIEQHGWTQGSWGRTENGREAKYYTLTKAGLKALDEETERWRQMAGVVEKLLAEEQ, from the coding sequence ATGCCCATCCAGATCTTGCAAGGCACTCTCGACCTCATGATCCTCCGCACTCTTGCCACAATGGGTCCACAGCATGCCTATGGCATCGCCAGCAGGCTCCAGCAGGTCTCGGACGACGCCCTAAATCTGAACCAGGGCACCATCTATCCGGCTCTCATCCGGATTGAGCAACACGGCTGGACCCAGGGTTCCTGGGGCAGGACGGAAAACGGCCGCGAAGCGAAGTATTACACCCTCACCAAGGCGGGGTTAAAGGCGCTCGATGAGGAAACCGAACGCTGGCGCCAGATGGCCGGCGTGGTTGAAAAGCTGCTCGCGGAGGAACAGTAA